From the genome of Methanoregula boonei 6A8:
ACAAGGGATGCAATGGCGGCAATTTTGGGGAGAAGATCGACCACGAGATCCTTTTTGACCGGCAGGTTTAAGGGAGCGATCGTGATGCCGTCGGTTGCTTCCTTCATGCACGCGAGCACTGGCTCACCGTTCACCCGCACTGCACAGCTCCCGCACTGCCCCGAGCCGCAGCAGTACCGGTAGGAGAGCGTCGGGTCGATTTCGTCGTGGATCGCGTGCAGGACATGCAGGACCCGGGCCCCTTCGCTGACGTTTACCGCATAGGTTTCCGCGTGGGGTGCCGGATCTTTTTTTGGGTCAAAGCGCAGGATCGTGACGCGAAGTTCCCTCATGCCGGCACCCCGTGCCGGGAAATTCCCTGGCGGTGCTTCGAGATGTACGTGTGGCCGTAGGGCGAGTGCTCCGCATCCCATTCCTGTGCGAGGTCCACCCGCATGTTTGCACCACGGGATTCCGGCCGGGCAAGAGCCGAACGGCAGATGAGCGCTGCCGTCAGGCACATGTTCTGCACTATGCAGCACTCCACAATCCCGGCAGGAGAGGCCGCCCGGATCGGAGCTGTGAGCAGATGTTCTGCCGTGGCAAGCGCACGCTTAAGCCCGGCCTCGTCCCGGAAGATACCGGCATCCTGCCACATTGTTTTCTGGAGTTCCTTTCTGACATGGGCCGGGTTTTTTGTTCCCGAGAGGAAGCCCTCTGTCCGTGCCCGGATCTCCGCCAGCTGTGCGGGATCGATCTTCTTTACCCGCCTCTCACCCTGCCCGGCCGCCTCCCCGGCGCGTTTCCCAAAGACCTGGGTCTCGGCAAGGGCGTTTCCTCCAAGCCTGTTTGCACCCTGCACGCCCCCGGCGGTCTCACCGCAGGCAAAGAGGCCCGGCACGGTGGTTGCACACTTCGGCGTGATCCGGATCCCGCCCATGATGTGGTGGGCGGTGGGAGCTACTTCCATGGGCTGCGTACGGATGTCCACCCCGTAGGTCAGGAACTGTTCGAGCATCAGCGGGAGCCGGGTCTCGATCTGCTCTTTTGGGAGGTGCGTGACATCCAGGTACACCCCCCCGTGCGGCGTACTCCGGCCGGCTGCAATCTCGGTAGCGATCGCCCGGGCCACCACGTCCCGGGTGGAGAGCTCCATCCGGACCGGGTCATAGCGTTTCATGAACCGCTCGCCCAGAGAGTTTTTGAGAATGCCTCCCTCGCCCCGCACGGCTTCCGTGATGAGCCGGCCCCGGGCATCGTAGGGGTACACTGCGCCGGTCGGGTGGAACTGCACCATCTCCATGTCGATGAGTTCGGCCCCGGCCCGGTAGCCCATAGCAAAGCCGTCCCCGGTGCCGCTCGACGAGTTCGTGGAAATGTCATAGACCCGGGAACCCCCTCCGGTAGCAAGGATGGTGCTGTCCGCGGTGATGATCACCTCGTCCCCGTTCTCGTCAAGGGCAAAGGCCCCGATCACCCGTCCGCTTTCCTTGAGCAGATCGATCGCGGTCACTTCTTCCATCTTTGTCGCACCCGAGGAATCGAAACGCTCCATGAGCGTCATCATCATTTCGTGACCGGTCCGGTCACCTGCATAGCAGGTCCGGGGAAACCGCTGGCCCCCGAACGGACGCTGGGCAATCTCGCATTCATTGGTGAAATCAAAGACCGCCCCCCAGCCGACCAGCTCGTTGACCCTCTCCGGGGATTCCTGCACCAGGATCCGGACAAGTTCCGGCTCGTTGAGGAACGCCCCGCCCCGCAGGGTGTCCTCGTAATGGATCTCGCAGGAGTCGGCCTCGCGCAGCACTGCATTGTAGCCGCCTTCTGCCATCGGGGTGCACCCGCCCTTTCCCGCGAGGGTCTTTGAGAGAAGCAGGGTTGTTCCGTACCGGGCCGCCCCGATTGCAGCCCGTACTCCTGCGCCGCCGCTCCCAATTACCAGCACATGGCAGTCCACAACCCCGTCTGCACGCATATTA
Proteins encoded in this window:
- the tfrA gene encoding fumarate reductase (CoM/CoB) subunit TfrA, which codes for MRADGVVDCHVLVIGSGGAGVRAAIGAARYGTTLLLSKTLAGKGGCTPMAEGGYNAVLREADSCEIHYEDTLRGGAFLNEPELVRILVQESPERVNELVGWGAVFDFTNECEIAQRPFGGQRFPRTCYAGDRTGHEMMMTLMERFDSSGATKMEEVTAIDLLKESGRVIGAFALDENGDEVIITADSTILATGGGSRVYDISTNSSSGTGDGFAMGYRAGAELIDMEMVQFHPTGAVYPYDARGRLITEAVRGEGGILKNSLGERFMKRYDPVRMELSTRDVVARAIATEIAAGRSTPHGGVYLDVTHLPKEQIETRLPLMLEQFLTYGVDIRTQPMEVAPTAHHIMGGIRITPKCATTVPGLFACGETAGGVQGANRLGGNALAETQVFGKRAGEAAGQGERRVKKIDPAQLAEIRARTEGFLSGTKNPAHVRKELQKTMWQDAGIFRDEAGLKRALATAEHLLTAPIRAASPAGIVECCIVQNMCLTAALICRSALARPESRGANMRVDLAQEWDAEHSPYGHTYISKHRQGISRHGVPA